One region of bacterium genomic DNA includes:
- the sfsA gene encoding DNA/RNA nuclease SfsA — protein MIFTQPLVPGILVRRYKRFLADVELPDGSVVTAHCANTGSMKQVSDPGSPVMLTTADNPDRKTKWDWQLIMVNGLWAGINTSVPNMLLREGFETGRIDVFRGYVTISMEVKYGERNSRADAVLSGPHDKLFVEAKNVTLVENRRALFPDAVTARGAKHLEELAAMVRRGHRAAMFFLSQRMDSDSIGIAADIDREYARGIERAIAGGVEVIAWRAKVTVEGIELDSELPFIL, from the coding sequence ATGATATTTACACAACCCCTCGTGCCGGGGATACTCGTCCGGCGGTATAAACGGTTTCTTGCGGATGTGGAACTCCCGGACGGCAGTGTGGTGACCGCCCACTGCGCCAACACGGGTTCAATGAAACAGGTTTCCGATCCCGGAAGCCCCGTCATGCTCACCACGGCAGACAACCCTGACCGCAAGACCAAATGGGACTGGCAGCTCATCATGGTCAACGGACTCTGGGCAGGCATCAATACTTCGGTACCGAACATGCTCCTCCGCGAAGGATTCGAAACGGGACGTATCGACGTGTTCAGGGGATATGTTACTATCTCCATGGAAGTGAAATACGGGGAGCGGAATTCACGAGCGGACGCGGTGCTCAGCGGTCCGCACGACAAGCTTTTCGTCGAGGCGAAAAATGTGACGCTTGTGGAAAACCGCCGCGCGCTGTTTCCCGATGCGGTCACCGCGCGCGGGGCGAAACATCTCGAGGAGCTCGCCGCCATGGTCCGCCGGGGACACCGCGCCGCCATGTTTTTCCTCTCACAGCGTATGGATTCCGACAGTATCGGTATCGCGGCAGATATCGACCGTGAATATGCGCGGGGAATCGAGCGAGCGATTGCCGGGGGAGTCGAGGTCATTGCCTGGCGGGCGAAGGTGACGGTAGAAGGAATAGAACTCGACAGCGAGTTGCCGTTTATTCTGTGA
- a CDS encoding glutathione peroxidase gives MKKKTIAIIKVIAQVTVLAVLILSFPYAVKLYEKHTIYDFLVNDAHGKEVKLEQYRGDVLLIVNVATGCGLTPQFLQLQKIYDTYRDKGFFILGFPSNSFNQEPRTNEQILLFCSDNFLVKFPIFERIDIKGEFQAPLYKFLTEKESDPEFYGPIRWNFDKFLIGRTGKILARFEPAKKPDDPEIIAAIEKALEQ, from the coding sequence ATGAAAAAGAAAACAATAGCCATTATAAAGGTAATTGCGCAGGTAACTGTTTTAGCAGTGCTTATACTGTCGTTTCCGTATGCAGTCAAGTTATATGAAAAACACACGATTTATGATTTTCTCGTGAACGATGCGCACGGAAAGGAAGTAAAGCTCGAACAATACCGGGGCGATGTCCTGCTGATAGTCAATGTGGCCACAGGATGCGGCCTGACTCCCCAGTTCCTCCAGCTTCAGAAGATATATGACACATACAGGGATAAGGGATTTTTTATTCTGGGCTTTCCCTCAAATTCTTTTAATCAGGAGCCGAGGACAAACGAACAGATCCTGCTGTTCTGTTCCGATAATTTCCTGGTGAAATTTCCCATTTTCGAGCGGATCGACATAAAAGGGGAATTCCAGGCCCCCCTCTATAAATTTCTGACGGAGAAAGAATCCGATCCGGAATTTTACGGGCCGATCCGGTGGAATTTCGATAAATTCCTGATCGGAAGAACGGGGAAGATACTGGCGCGTTTTGAACCCGCAAAAAAACCGGATGATCCCGAAATAATCGCCGCGATAGAAAAGGCGCTTGAGCAATAA
- a CDS encoding U32 family peptidase has translation MNTALKPEIAAPAGSRECFAAALSAGADAVYMGAEGFNMRAGAERIDMTALREMTGQAHDAGVKLYCALNTIVFDDELDDVGSILDSTADAGVDAVILWDMAVLGMALERGLNVHLSTQASVSNSRAVRWYGDQGVRRIVLARELSLEQIGMTISSVRSQGSGMEFECFVHGALCVAVSGRCLTSQFLYGRSANRGDCIQPCRRGYRVVDERNGHELELDGHTVMSARDLCAIDIIDRLMAAGVNAFKIEGRMRDALYVKTTVECYREARDAVLAGSYDSRLAGHLKERLARVFHRGFSSGFYLKRPDEDIAREEGNLATVVKAYTGKVLNYYPKAGAADIGLEARGMEQGETVLITGPTTGVVEFRASSLRTEDDTPVTAAPRGSVIGLETPGKVREGDNVYVLVPREEPLS, from the coding sequence ATGAATACGGCTTTAAAACCCGAAATAGCTGCCCCTGCGGGAAGCAGGGAGTGCTTTGCCGCGGCTCTTTCCGCCGGAGCCGATGCCGTATATATGGGCGCCGAGGGTTTCAACATGCGCGCGGGAGCAGAACGGATTGACATGACCGCGCTGAGAGAGATGACCGGACAGGCTCATGATGCCGGAGTGAAACTCTACTGCGCTCTCAATACAATCGTGTTCGATGATGAACTCGATGATGTCGGCAGCATTCTGGACAGCACCGCGGATGCCGGTGTGGATGCGGTCATCCTGTGGGATATGGCGGTTCTGGGCATGGCGCTGGAACGCGGGCTGAACGTGCATCTTTCCACCCAGGCCTCGGTTTCCAATTCAAGGGCTGTGCGATGGTACGGTGATCAGGGTGTCCGTCGTATCGTGCTCGCCCGGGAGTTGTCCCTCGAACAGATCGGGATGACCATATCCTCCGTGCGTTCGCAGGGATCGGGAATGGAATTCGAATGTTTCGTTCATGGCGCTCTCTGTGTCGCGGTAAGCGGGAGGTGTCTGACCAGCCAGTTCCTTTACGGGAGGAGCGCCAACCGCGGCGACTGCATCCAGCCATGCAGGAGAGGGTACCGTGTTGTGGACGAGCGGAATGGCCATGAACTCGAGCTTGACGGCCATACTGTCATGAGCGCCCGCGATCTCTGCGCTATCGATATTATTGACCGTCTCATGGCTGCGGGAGTGAACGCTTTTAAAATCGAGGGCAGAATGCGTGATGCCCTCTATGTCAAAACCACGGTCGAGTGCTACCGTGAAGCCCGTGATGCCGTGCTGGCCGGCTCGTATGACAGCCGTCTTGCCGGACATCTGAAAGAGAGGCTTGCGAGGGTGTTCCACCGCGGTTTCTCAAGCGGATTTTATCTGAAACGCCCCGATGAAGACATCGCCCGCGAAGAGGGCAATCTCGCCACTGTCGTCAAGGCCTATACGGGGAAAGTGCTGAATTACTATCCGAAAGCCGGCGCCGCAGATATCGGGCTCGAAGCGCGGGGCATGGAACAGGGTGAAACGGTGCTCATCACGGGGCCCACAACGGGGGTTGTCGAGTTCAGAGCCTCCTCACTGAGGACGGAAGACGATACTCCCGTTACGGCCGCTCCGCGGGGAAGCGTGATCGGCCTTGAAACCCCCGGAAAAGTCCGTGAGGGAGACAATGTCTATGTGCTTGTTCCGAGAGAAGAACCGTTGTCCTGA
- a CDS encoding MFS transporter — protein MAIQSLKEYYKYDVFAFFNGFGGPSWGGLTYFIGIPVAYLTFLGASKMQIGLITAIFWAGFAIPQVWAAYASETKPIKKTFMAKVLIFGGLAWLVLGINTFITKGANPSLSIWLFLLLFAWSCSLAGMFMPPNFTLLFKIIPTERLGQLIGIVFAIQFGGVVAAGPVITKIGTVYGEPINYAILFFLTFAVSVLIGIILLSINEPEGEKVEGSPSLGAYLGKCINVFKTDKTLARFLVGKWIMSGHYVMMAFLLAYLISERGFDPIKAGWFTSLNALGLFIGGFTITKIADIYGPKYMLLVSHIIAIIYTVLAWLVPSGGAGIILVAFVISGLAQISDNVGYTNMCLLCCPTVDKSTYVAVTNVGVNLFTVPLPIILGLLMDKGILNYNSTFTIVLVMMVAAIIFILTVMRNPKAFIDMKAGA, from the coding sequence ATGGCTATTCAGAGTTTGAAAGAGTATTACAAGTACGATGTTTTTGCGTTTTTCAACGGTTTCGGGGGACCGTCCTGGGGAGGGCTGACATACTTTATCGGTATCCCGGTTGCATACCTGACTTTTCTCGGTGCAAGCAAGATGCAGATCGGCCTCATCACCGCCATTTTCTGGGCAGGATTTGCGATACCCCAGGTATGGGCAGCCTACGCATCCGAGACAAAGCCCATCAAAAAGACGTTCATGGCCAAGGTGCTCATTTTCGGCGGATTGGCATGGCTTGTTCTGGGGATAAACACATTCATCACAAAAGGAGCGAATCCTTCGTTATCGATCTGGCTGTTTCTCCTGTTGTTTGCCTGGTCATGTTCGCTTGCCGGCATGTTCATGCCCCCGAACTTCACACTGCTCTTTAAAATAATTCCGACCGAGCGGCTTGGTCAGCTCATTGGAATCGTCTTCGCAATTCAGTTCGGCGGAGTTGTTGCTGCAGGGCCGGTCATCACAAAAATCGGTACTGTTTACGGCGAACCGATAAACTATGCAATCCTGTTCTTTTTGACTTTTGCTGTCTCTGTCCTCATTGGAATAATACTCCTTTCCATCAACGAACCGGAGGGCGAAAAGGTTGAGGGTTCACCTTCTCTCGGAGCGTATCTGGGCAAATGCATCAATGTATTCAAAACCGACAAGACACTCGCCAGGTTCCTTGTCGGAAAATGGATCATGAGCGGACACTATGTCATGATGGCTTTTCTGCTCGCATACCTTATTTCGGAACGCGGATTCGATCCGATCAAGGCGGGCTGGTTCACCTCGCTCAACGCCCTGGGTCTCTTCATCGGCGGATTTACCATTACCAAGATCGCCGATATCTACGGCCCGAAATACATGCTCCTGGTCTCTCATATCATCGCGATAATTTATACGGTTCTTGCGTGGCTCGTACCCTCGGGCGGTGCGGGGATCATCCTGGTCGCTTTTGTCATATCCGGTCTGGCCCAGATTTCCGATAATGTGGGCTATACCAACATGTGCCTGTTGTGCTGCCCGACGGTGGACAAATCGACCTATGTGGCAGTCACCAATGTCGGGGTCAACTTATTCACCGTTCCGCTCCCCATCATTCTCGGTCTTTTGATGGACAAGGGCATTCTGAACTACAACAGCACATTTACCATTGTTCTGGTCATGATGGTTGCGGCGATTATTTTTATTCTTACCGTCATGAGAAATCCCAAGGCTTTTATCGATATGAAAGCCGGGGCATAA
- a CDS encoding PTS sugar transporter subunit IIA, whose translation MKRIAEILDASRIRDIKASTKDEAIVELCGMLRNAPEVTNLDKFITAIKYREAIMSTGIGMGIAIPHSKTSALQDFVAAVGRSKQGIDFDALDGLPVHIIILVGSSDSQAEEFLKVLAEIGAFFSNPDNKDRFLSARTRKKMFDVIAGEEA comes from the coding sequence ATGAAACGTATTGCCGAAATACTGGATGCCAGTCGAATTCGCGATATCAAAGCCTCCACCAAGGACGAGGCGATTGTGGAACTCTGCGGCATGCTCAGGAATGCTCCCGAGGTGACCAATCTCGATAAATTTATTACCGCCATTAAGTACCGTGAGGCAATCATGTCCACCGGTATAGGAATGGGGATTGCGATACCCCATTCCAAAACATCGGCGCTTCAGGATTTTGTCGCTGCGGTCGGACGGTCGAAGCAGGGGATCGATTTCGATGCCCTGGATGGTCTTCCTGTGCACATTATTATTCTCGTCGGATCATCCGATTCGCAGGCCGAGGAATTTCTCAAGGTACTCGCCGAAATCGGCGCCTTTTTCAGCAATCCTGATAACAAGGACAGGTTTCTGAGTGCGCGGACACGGAAGAAGATGTTCGATGTGATTGCAGGTGAAGAAGCCTGA